In Helicobacter ganmani, a single genomic region encodes these proteins:
- the acpS gene encoding holo-ACP synthase, whose product MFDVGVDIVKIQRIESLLAKFGEKGLQKFLNYSEIQIAKNPQSLAGFWAAKEACAKALKCGIGKELGFHDIWISKNQKGAPLLHLSNEKMEYFNLHSLSLSLSHDGGFAIAVVAVSFKN is encoded by the coding sequence ATGTTTGATGTGGGAGTAGATATTGTCAAAATTCAGCGCATAGAATCTTTATTAGCAAAATTTGGAGAAAAAGGATTGCAAAAATTCTTAAATTATTCTGAAATACAAATTGCTAAAAATCCTCAAAGTCTTGCAGGATTTTGGGCGGCAAAAGAAGCTTGTGCAAAGGCATTAAAATGTGGAATCGGAAAGGAATTGGGATTCCACGATATATGGATTTCCAAGAACCAAAAGGGTGCTCCGCTCCTGCATTTAAGTAATGAAAAAATGGAATATTTTAACCTCCATTCTCTAAGCCTTTCTCTTTCTCATGATGGCGGATTTGCTATTGCGGTTGTGGCGGTTAGTTTTAAAAATTAA
- the modB gene encoding molybdate ABC transporter permease subunit, whose protein sequence is MLLTFKVAFLTTFILLLLAIPLGYFLAFTRSRIAPILEAVVSMPLVLPPSVLGFYLLITFSPQSPLGKFLLDVFNLKLVFSFEGLIVGSVIFSLPFMVNPIQAGFSALPQSLFEAALTLGKSRLRILYSVLLPNISRSVLVGVVVTFAHTIGEFGVVMMIGGNIQGQTRVASIAIYDEVESLNYTLAHQYALSLFAITFSILLLAFYLNKRSVK, encoded by the coding sequence ATGCTTTTGACTTTTAAGGTTGCATTTCTTACAACTTTTATCTTGCTATTACTTGCGATTCCATTGGGTTATTTTTTGGCTTTTACGCGAAGTAGAATCGCGCCGATTTTGGAAGCAGTTGTTTCTATGCCTCTTGTGTTACCCCCTAGTGTGCTTGGATTCTATCTTTTGATTACCTTTAGCCCGCAAAGTCCTTTGGGAAAATTCTTATTAGATGTTTTTAATCTTAAACTTGTTTTTAGTTTTGAAGGTTTGATTGTGGGTTCTGTAATTTTTTCGCTCCCTTTTATGGTGAATCCTATTCAAGCAGGTTTTTCAGCTCTGCCCCAATCACTCTTTGAGGCGGCTTTGACGCTTGGAAAAAGTCGTTTAAGGATTCTTTATTCTGTATTATTGCCCAATATTTCACGCTCCGTGCTTGTAGGAGTAGTCGTAACTTTTGCGCATACGATTGGAGAATTTGGTGTTGTGATGATGATTGGAGGGAATATTCAAGGGCAAACACGCGTGGCTAGTATTGCGATTTATGACGAGGTAGAATCCCTAAATTATACATTGGCGCACCAATATGCCTTGAGCTTGTTTGCTATCACTTTTTCTATTCTACTCCTTGCTTTTTATCTTAACAAAAGAAGTGTGAAATGA
- a CDS encoding sulfate/molybdate ABC transporter ATP-binding protein, which produces MIFLDFEKQLHSVQGNFTLQVCCELTPQNLITFFGKSGAGKTTILRILAGLDSPDSGVIQVNDEIWYDACAKINLPPQKRRIGFVFQDYALFPNMSVEENLSFALPKNADKSRVESLLEITELGALRKFKPNMLSGGQQQRVALARALVRNPQILLLDEPFSALDSAMSRKLQEELLRIHQHFKLTTFLVSHNFSEVFFLSNFVVHLELGKIDKKGTPDEVFLNGLPSGKFRQSGTILEVSKNGLVYIVNVLVGNEIVQITASEEEVKNLQSGDSVIVASKAWNPMFVKIDS; this is translated from the coding sequence ATGATATTTTTGGATTTTGAAAAGCAGCTCCATAGTGTGCAGGGCAATTTTACTTTGCAGGTTTGTTGTGAGCTAACACCCCAAAATCTTATTACATTTTTTGGTAAAAGTGGAGCAGGTAAAACCACGATTCTACGCATTTTAGCAGGATTGGATTCACCGGATTCTGGAGTGATTCAAGTCAATGATGAGATTTGGTATGACGCGTGTGCAAAAATCAATTTGCCACCTCAAAAACGTAGAATCGGGTTTGTTTTTCAGGATTATGCGCTCTTTCCAAATATGAGTGTGGAGGAGAATCTAAGTTTTGCTTTGCCAAAAAATGCTGATAAATCGCGTGTGGAATCTTTGTTAGAAATCACGGAATTGGGTGCTTTGCGCAAGTTTAAGCCAAATATGCTAAGCGGTGGGCAACAACAACGTGTGGCTTTGGCGCGCGCATTGGTGAGAAATCCGCAAATCTTGCTGCTTGATGAGCCATTTTCTGCATTGGATTCTGCAATGTCGCGTAAATTGCAAGAAGAATTGTTGCGTATCCATCAGCATTTCAAGCTGACTACTTTTTTGGTTAGTCATAATTTTAGCGAAGTGTTTTTTCTCTCAAACTTTGTTGTGCATTTGGAGTTAGGTAAGATTGATAAAAAAGGAACTCCTGATGAAGTTTTTTTAAATGGCTTGCCAAGTGGGAAGTTCCGACAAAGCGGGACAATATTGGAAGTAAGCAAGAATGGATTGGTTTATATCGTGAATGTGCTTGTGGGTAATGAGATTGTCCAAATTACTGCGAGCGAAGAGGAAGTTAAAAATTTGCAGAGTGGAGATTCTGTAATAGTTGCTTCTAAAGCGTGGAATCCGATGTTTGTAAAGATAGATTCTTAA
- the pheA gene encoding chorismate mutase — MNLQNFRREIDSIDDEILGLLEKRMEIVKRIGKAKLQSNTPIYRPEREKEIIDRLHSKGSLSLNRAAIEAIYSEIFAVSRNLESPERVAYLGPLGSYTHQAAESRFGAMCEYFSHNTITQAVKSVENQCASYAVIPIENSQNGVVGETLDLLRSTELKIVAEIYIPIHHCFASQTQKIQEIEVIYSKDIAFGQCSNFLSEHSLDHIQRIPVDSTARAAQLAKENPKCAAICSPIAAKLYSTPILFENIENNSDNKTRFIVISNFKNQPCGKDKTSLFAILANDDKPGAIHRLLYDVKDLNINMTFFQSRPKRTGNDFDYCFFIDIDGHIDDANVSELFRRYPNELKWLGSYLKM, encoded by the coding sequence ATGAATTTACAAAATTTTAGAAGAGAGATTGATAGCATTGATGATGAAATTTTGGGATTATTAGAAAAGCGTATGGAGATTGTCAAGCGCATTGGCAAAGCAAAGTTGCAGAGTAATACCCCTATTTATCGTCCAGAGAGAGAAAAAGAAATCATTGATAGATTGCATTCTAAAGGCTCTTTATCACTCAATAGAGCAGCGATTGAGGCAATTTATTCGGAGATTTTTGCAGTCAGCCGTAATTTGGAATCGCCAGAACGCGTGGCGTATCTTGGTCCTCTTGGAAGCTATACGCATCAAGCGGCAGAAAGCAGGTTTGGCGCAATGTGTGAATATTTTTCTCACAATACCATTACACAAGCCGTCAAAAGTGTAGAAAATCAATGTGCAAGTTATGCAGTGATTCCGATTGAAAATAGTCAAAATGGTGTCGTAGGGGAAACATTGGATTTGCTAAGAAGCACAGAGTTAAAAATTGTAGCTGAAATTTATATACCGATTCATCATTGTTTTGCAAGTCAGACACAAAAAATTCAAGAAATTGAGGTTATTTACTCTAAAGACATTGCTTTTGGACAATGTTCTAATTTCTTAAGTGAGCATTCTTTAGACCATATTCAGAGAATTCCGGTAGATTCTACTGCACGTGCGGCGCAGCTTGCAAAAGAAAATCCAAAATGTGCTGCTATATGCTCACCCATTGCAGCGAAACTTTATAGCACGCCAATTTTGTTTGAAAATATTGAGAACAATTCAGACAACAAAACGCGTTTTATTGTGATTAGCAATTTCAAAAATCAACCTTGCGGCAAAGACAAAACTTCTTTGTTTGCAATTTTGGCAAACGACGACAAGCCCGGTGCAATTCATCGTCTGCTTTATGATGTGAAAGATTTAAATATTAATATGACCTTTTTTCAATCTCGCCCTAAGCGCACAGGAAATGATTTTGACTATTGCTTTTTTATTGATATTGATGGACACATTGATGATGCGAATGTGAGTGAATTGTTTAGACGATATCCAAATGAGTTAAAATGGCTTGGAAGTTATTTAAAAATGTAA
- a CDS encoding 3-isopropylmalate dehydratase small subunit, which produces MQKQFSGKAWKFGDNIDTDLIIAARYLNTSDTAILASHLMEDARTGFVNEINQGDIIVGGENFGCGSSREHAPVAIKEAGISAVIAKSYARIFYRNAFNTGLPILEIQEADSIKEGDTLEIDLPSGVIKNLTQKCTYQFAPIPPFMLELLTSGGLIPYAKAQNLTK; this is translated from the coding sequence ATGCAAAAGCAATTTAGCGGTAAGGCGTGGAAGTTTGGAGATAATATTGATACAGACTTAATCATTGCTGCAAGATACTTAAACACAAGTGATACAGCGATTCTAGCTTCACATTTAATGGAAGATGCGCGCACGGGATTCGTCAATGAAATCAATCAAGGCGACATCATCGTAGGGGGTGAAAATTTTGGTTGTGGCTCTAGCCGAGAGCACGCTCCTGTGGCAATTAAAGAGGCAGGGATTAGTGCAGTAATCGCTAAAAGTTATGCAAGAATCTTTTATCGCAATGCTTTCAATACAGGCTTGCCAATTTTAGAGATTCAGGAAGCAGATTCCATTAAGGAGGGAGATACATTAGAAATAGACTTGCCTAGCGGGGTGATTAAGAATCTCACCCAAAAATGCACCTATCAATTTGCTCCGATTCCACCTTTTATGCTTGAATTATTGACAAGTGGCGGATTAATCCCCTATGCCAAAGCGCAAAATCTAACCAAATAA
- a CDS encoding TOBE domain-containing protein: MLVSFGDLSKIQAEKQNDLSLEAKMRVQGRFWIREQDKNFLGHGKVELLERIAQSGSISKAAKEMRMSYKAAWDSIDLMNNVANEPLVVRVTGGKGGGGTQITQKGLEAIRIFREMERVQQELFTLFESNLNDWDSIMDYSKWSDSAKRRFMIKTSARNQLFGEIVLITEGKVNAEVVLKINDSMRISSTITLHSLKDLGLKVGLKAYALIKANWIVVFSEEPKGISMQNCISGVIKHITDGVVNCEIEMECENTRFSAVITEESQKNLALKVGQKVWFGFKSNNVILGI, from the coding sequence TTGCTAGTTTCGTTTGGAGATTTAAGCAAGATTCAAGCGGAAAAGCAAAATGATTTGAGTTTGGAGGCTAAAATGAGAGTGCAAGGAAGGTTTTGGATTAGAGAGCAGGACAAGAACTTTTTAGGGCACGGCAAGGTAGAACTGCTAGAGAGAATTGCTCAAAGCGGCTCTATTTCCAAAGCGGCAAAAGAAATGCGAATGAGCTATAAAGCCGCGTGGGATAGCATTGATTTGATGAATAATGTCGCGAATGAGCCTTTAGTTGTACGTGTAACAGGAGGCAAAGGCGGTGGCGGCACACAAATTACACAAAAAGGATTAGAGGCAATCCGAATCTTCCGCGAAATGGAACGCGTCCAACAAGAGCTTTTTACACTTTTTGAGAGCAATTTAAATGATTGGGATTCCATAATGGATTATTCCAAGTGGAGTGATAGTGCTAAAAGGAGATTTATGATTAAAACGAGTGCAAGAAATCAGTTGTTTGGTGAGATTGTATTAATTACAGAGGGCAAAGTCAATGCTGAAGTGGTGTTAAAAATCAACGATTCTATGCGTATTTCTAGCACGATTACTTTGCATTCTCTCAAGGATTTGGGGCTAAAGGTTGGCTTGAAAGCCTATGCACTGATTAAAGCAAATTGGATTGTGGTCTTTAGTGAAGAACCCAAAGGCATTTCTATGCAGAATTGTATTAGCGGCGTGATAAAGCATATCACAGATGGTGTGGTAAATTGTGAAATAGAAATGGAATGTGAAAATACAAGATTCTCTGCGGTGATTACCGAAGAATCCCAAAAGAACCTTGCATTGAAAGTAGGGCAAAAAGTTTGGTTTGGATTCAAGTCCAACAATGTAATTTTGGGTATTTAA
- the modA gene encoding molybdate ABC transporter substrate-binding protein, with protein MNFTKKILVAGVCGLILSLSVQAEEIKVLGAASLKYVLEEIKNDFLKNKPENKIEISYISSGKAYAQIKNGAPIHLFVAADVSYPAKLYEEKLAPAKEEIYAKGTLVLWSNNENFKLKEFKDILNPKITHISIPNPKVAPYGRASVEALIATKMLDKVESKFVTGESIGAATTYVESKNAEVGFTALSMLGEGGIHTKEMSYVSIDESLYQPINQALVITNYGKDSKLAKDFKAYILGKEAKEKFLKFGYSVE; from the coding sequence ATGAATTTTACAAAAAAAATTTTGGTTGCTGGAGTTTGTGGGTTAATCTTGTCTTTAAGTGTGCAAGCAGAGGAAATCAAAGTTTTGGGTGCGGCGTCGCTTAAGTATGTATTAGAAGAAATCAAGAATGATTTTCTAAAAAATAAGCCAGAGAATAAGATTGAGATTTCATATATTTCAAGTGGTAAGGCTTATGCGCAGATTAAAAATGGGGCTCCTATTCATTTATTTGTCGCCGCAGATGTAAGTTATCCTGCAAAACTATATGAAGAAAAGCTTGCACCTGCAAAAGAAGAAATCTACGCAAAAGGTACATTGGTGCTTTGGAGTAATAATGAGAATTTTAAACTCAAAGAATTTAAAGATATTTTGAATCCTAAAATCACTCATATTTCTATTCCAAATCCAAAGGTTGCACCTTATGGCAGGGCTTCTGTGGAAGCATTGATTGCTACAAAAATGTTAGATAAAGTAGAATCCAAATTCGTAACAGGTGAAAGTATTGGTGCGGCGACAACTTATGTAGAATCCAAAAACGCAGAGGTAGGCTTCACTGCACTTTCAATGCTTGGAGAAGGTGGAATCCATACAAAAGAAATGAGTTATGTAAGCATTGATGAAAGCCTTTATCAACCGATTAATCAAGCACTTGTGATTACAAATTATGGGAAAGACTCTAAACTTGCAAAAGATTTTAAAGCTTATATTTTAGGCAAAGAGGCAAAAGAAAAATTCTTAAAATTTGGTTATAGCGTTGAATAA
- the fliL gene encoding flagellar basal body-associated protein FliL has product MAEEETKKESKLEGLKQNKMLLFIIIGVVALLLIILIVVAILIFSGGDEPEAGPTAAPQQQSAANKGSAANPNSNLLSVGPMYPLDQFIVNLMTSGGGKRYLKTSISLELSIAEMQTELETKRGVLRDVIISILSSKTFEEVQTAKGKQKLKEEIIERLNEFLVDGRVVNIFFTEFVVQ; this is encoded by the coding sequence ATGGCAGAAGAAGAAACCAAAAAAGAATCCAAACTTGAAGGCTTAAAACAGAATAAAATGCTACTTTTCATCATCATTGGTGTCGTTGCATTGTTATTGATTATTTTGATTGTCGTTGCGATTTTGATTTTTAGCGGAGGAGATGAGCCAGAAGCAGGACCGACTGCTGCTCCTCAACAACAAAGTGCAGCAAATAAAGGGAGTGCCGCTAATCCCAATAGTAACCTCTTAAGTGTTGGACCAATGTATCCTTTGGACCAATTTATTGTTAATTTGATGACTTCTGGAGGCGGCAAACGTTATCTTAAAACTTCTATTTCATTAGAGCTTAGCATTGCTGAAATGCAGACAGAGCTTGAAACAAAACGAGGTGTTTTGCGTGATGTGATTATTTCAATTCTTAGTTCAAAAACATTTGAAGAAGTACAGACAGCTAAAGGCAAGCAAAAGTTGAAAGAAGAAATTATAGAACGCTTGAACGAATTTTTGGTAGATGGTAGAGTTGTTAATATCTTTTTTACTGAATTTGTAGTGCAATAA
- a CDS encoding HAD family hydrolase produces MKDKIVLFDLDGTLIDSTQAVYEGICKACESLNHPTPSYEKVSLQIGHTLEDMFKTFNVESPKIPEFIAIYREHYGKICIPKTHLLNNAQQAITEAYSFAHLGVVTTKTGKYSKIILEHLKVLEYFTCVIGREDVKEAKPSAEPILLALKSMPKDITKNHIYMIGDTPLDIQAANNANIQSIGVLSGYASLELLQSYTSCIVKDSLEAVRKIQTL; encoded by the coding sequence ATGAAAGATAAAATTGTTTTATTTGACTTAGATGGCACACTGATTGACTCTACACAAGCAGTCTATGAGGGTATTTGTAAAGCTTGTGAATCTCTTAATCACCCTACTCCGAGCTACGAAAAAGTCAGCTTGCAAATTGGACACACGCTTGAAGATATGTTTAAAACTTTTAATGTAGAATCTCCCAAGATTCCAGAATTTATCGCAATTTATCGGGAACATTATGGAAAAATTTGTATCCCCAAAACACATTTGCTAAACAATGCGCAACAAGCAATTACAGAAGCGTATTCATTCGCACATTTAGGAGTTGTAACCACAAAAACAGGTAAATACTCTAAAATTATCTTGGAACATCTCAAAGTCCTAGAATACTTCACTTGTGTGATTGGTAGAGAAGATGTCAAGGAAGCAAAACCAAGTGCTGAACCTATTTTATTGGCTCTAAAATCAATGCCAAAGGATATTACGAAAAACCACATTTATATGATTGGAGATACACCTTTGGATATTCAAGCAGCAAACAATGCAAATATCCAAAGTATAGGCGTGCTAAGCGGCTATGCGAGTTTGGAGTTATTGCAATCTTATACAAGTTGTATTGTTAAAGATTCCCTAGAGGCTGTGCGCAAGATTCAAACTTTGTAA
- the lysA gene encoding diaminopimelate decarboxylase — translation MKNIESQNIPKLDGNFDKDLLQKAAKDFGTPLYVYDLDRIQERYAQMKAAFGGRKTMICYALKANSNLSVIKKLASLESGADCVSLGEIQRAILAGIPKYKIIYSGVGKQAFEIQEALRIGILFINVESKEEMLLVESCAQELGVPARISIRVNPDIDPQTHPYISTGLKENKFGVSIEEAKGMYLLAHHSKYLEPIGIHFHIGSQLTKLKPIAESARKIAQLAHSLLALKIEIKFFDIGGGIGITYSDETTINPYDYAQAILEELRGLDLTIICEPGRFIVGNSGVFLTKVLYQKMHQNKRFVIVDGAMNDLIRPSFYDAYHQIVPLNTESQELSSADVVGPICESGDYLGKNISLPSLQNGEVLAVLSAGAYGFSMASNYNSRPRCAEVAVENGAIRLVRKRECIEDLIVLEKDYL, via the coding sequence ATGAAAAATATAGAATCCCAAAATATCCCTAAACTTGATGGAAATTTTGATAAAGATTTATTACAAAAGGCTGCAAAAGACTTTGGCACACCTTTATATGTTTATGATTTGGATAGAATCCAAGAAAGATATGCGCAGATGAAAGCGGCTTTTGGCGGAAGAAAAACAATGATTTGCTATGCATTAAAAGCAAACTCTAACTTAAGCGTTATCAAAAAGTTGGCTAGTTTGGAAAGCGGGGCGGATTGTGTTTCTTTGGGTGAGATTCAACGTGCTATTTTGGCAGGGATTCCAAAGTATAAAATCATTTATAGTGGCGTGGGCAAGCAAGCTTTTGAGATTCAAGAGGCTTTACGCATTGGCATCTTATTTATTAATGTAGAATCCAAAGAGGAAATGTTGCTTGTGGAATCTTGTGCGCAAGAGTTAGGAGTTCCAGCGAGGATTTCTATACGTGTCAATCCAGATATTGACCCGCAAACACACCCTTATATTTCCACAGGGCTAAAAGAAAATAAATTTGGTGTGAGCATTGAAGAGGCTAAGGGTATGTATTTGTTGGCACATCATTCCAAATACTTAGAGCCTATTGGGATTCATTTTCATATTGGTAGCCAATTAACCAAGCTCAAGCCCATTGCGGAGTCTGCACGCAAAATTGCACAACTTGCGCATAGTTTATTGGCACTCAAAATTGAGATTAAGTTTTTTGACATAGGTGGTGGGATTGGAATCACTTATAGTGATGAAACAACTATCAATCCTTATGATTACGCACAAGCAATTTTAGAGGAATTGCGGGGATTGGATTTAACAATTATTTGTGAGCCGGGTAGATTTATCGTGGGAAATAGTGGCGTGTTTTTGACAAAAGTGCTTTATCAAAAAATGCATCAAAATAAGCGATTCGTGATCGTAGATGGTGCGATGAATGATTTAATTCGTCCAAGTTTTTATGATGCGTATCATCAGATTGTGCCACTTAACACAGAATCGCAAGAATTAAGTAGTGCAGATGTCGTAGGTCCAATTTGTGAGAGTGGAGATTATTTGGGCAAAAACATTTCCTTACCTTCTTTGCAAAATGGGGAGGTGCTAGCAGTGCTTAGTGCTGGAGCGTATGGGTTCAGTATGGCAAGTAATTATAATTCTCGCCCGCGCTGTGCAGAGGTTGCAGTTGAGAATGGAGCTATACGATTAGTCCGCAAAAGGGAGTGCATAGAAGATTTGATTGTGTTAGAAAAAGATTATTTATGA